From the genome of Devriesea agamarum, one region includes:
- a CDS encoding O-methyltransferase produces MASGKAAGWAHCEEFVDEQAVFLDPSVIARARERGAELGAAALHQGVGAALRLLAATTRATAAVEIGTGAGVGSLYILAGMGDAGVLTTIDREVENQRAAREAFCEAGIRSARVRTIAGAPLTVLGRLTEGAYDMVVFSADDSDAEELLPQAVRLLRPGGVLVMDHALFHDRVADPAARDETTTRIRGLLKTVRESPDLMSALLPSGDGLLAAVRTIPAHSR; encoded by the coding sequence ATGGCATCGGGTAAAGCCGCAGGTTGGGCACACTGCGAGGAGTTCGTGGACGAGCAAGCAGTGTTCTTAGACCCCTCGGTCATCGCTCGGGCACGCGAACGCGGGGCAGAGTTGGGCGCCGCTGCTTTGCATCAGGGAGTCGGCGCTGCCTTGCGATTGCTGGCCGCCACCACCCGCGCGACCGCAGCCGTAGAAATCGGCACCGGGGCTGGGGTGGGCTCGCTGTACATCCTCGCAGGTATGGGGGATGCCGGGGTTCTCACCACTATTGACCGCGAAGTGGAAAACCAGCGGGCTGCCCGGGAGGCTTTTTGCGAGGCGGGGATTCGCTCTGCCCGAGTGCGCACCATTGCCGGGGCGCCGTTGACTGTTCTTGGCCGACTGACCGAGGGCGCATACGACATGGTGGTTTTTTCAGCTGACGACTCTGACGCTGAGGAGTTGCTGCCGCAGGCTGTGCGTTTGCTCAGGCCGGGCGGTGTCCTCGTAATGGATCATGCGCTCTTCCATGACCGGGTGGCCGACCCTGCGGCACGTGACGAGACCACAACCCGTATCCGGGGACTGTTGAAAACCGTGCGGGAATCGCCCGATCTTATGTCGGCGCTACTCCCATCCGGGGACGGGCTGCTAGCCGCTGTGAGGACCATCCCGGCACATTCTCGCTGA
- a CDS encoding twin-arginine translocase TatA/TatE family subunit codes for MSIFGISGWEFVILLLVFLVVIGPQRLPEYTRHLVGFVKKARKFVDESRSTVENEMGIAVEDLKKYDPRQFDPRRIVREAWGDTNPVEDLVNDTKGLMSSSSSSASASAAGAALLAAGTYDIDGGSTVEDSNGRAPFDPEAT; via the coding sequence GTGAGCATTTTCGGGATCAGCGGCTGGGAGTTCGTTATCCTGCTGCTTGTTTTCCTGGTCGTCATTGGACCTCAGCGGTTACCCGAATACACCCGGCACTTGGTTGGCTTTGTGAAAAAGGCCCGCAAGTTTGTTGATGAATCTCGGTCCACCGTGGAAAACGAGATGGGGATCGCAGTTGAGGACCTCAAAAAATACGATCCCCGACAGTTCGACCCACGCCGCATTGTGCGCGAAGCATGGGGCGACACCAATCCGGTGGAAGACCTGGTCAACGACACCAAGGGTTTGATGAGCTCATCGTCCTCGTCGGCGTCTGCATCGGCAGCCGGGGCGGCTTTGTTGGCCGCTGGCACCTATGACATCGACGGCGGTAGCACGGTTGAGGATAGTAACGGTCGGGCGCCGTTCGATCCCGAAGCAACCTGA
- a CDS encoding P-loop NTPase, producing the protein MTASAPAPSEADLRAALATVHDPEIHRPITDLDMVESIQVEGTHVRVRILLTIPGCPMSERIRADVERALTAVPEVGTVDVDLGAMTPEQRQALTERLRSAGGTRDIPFNRPTSLTRVLAIGSGKGGVGKSSVTANLAAAMAASGLRVGVLDADIHGFSIPAMLGITQQPTKVDDLLMPPTGHGVKVMSIGMFVPPGQAVVWRGPKLHRAIEQFATDVFWGDLDVLLLDLPPGTGDVAISVTQLLPGAELVVVTTPQPTASDVAERVGSLAAGVDQKVAGVVENMSWLDAPGGERIEVFGSGGGQRVAQSLSARLGYEVPVLGQIPLEPQLRAGADAGIPVVIGTPECAAARALRQVADTLAHMPRGLGGRKLNLNVQ; encoded by the coding sequence GTGACCGCATCAGCACCCGCACCCTCTGAGGCCGATCTGCGGGCCGCCCTCGCTACGGTGCACGACCCTGAAATCCACCGTCCCATTACCGACTTGGACATGGTGGAATCGATCCAGGTTGAGGGCACCCACGTGAGGGTCCGCATCCTTTTGACTATTCCCGGCTGCCCGATGAGCGAGCGGATCCGCGCCGACGTGGAGCGAGCGCTCACGGCTGTGCCAGAGGTGGGCACGGTGGATGTTGACCTCGGCGCCATGACCCCCGAGCAGCGCCAGGCCCTCACGGAGCGGCTGCGCTCGGCCGGAGGCACCCGGGATATCCCCTTCAACCGTCCTACCTCATTGACCCGTGTGCTCGCGATCGGCTCAGGCAAAGGAGGGGTCGGAAAATCCTCTGTCACCGCAAACCTTGCCGCCGCGATGGCGGCATCCGGGCTACGAGTCGGGGTGCTCGACGCCGACATTCACGGCTTCTCGATTCCGGCGATGCTGGGCATAACCCAGCAGCCCACTAAGGTGGATGACCTGTTGATGCCGCCGACCGGCCACGGTGTGAAGGTGATGAGCATCGGCATGTTTGTTCCGCCAGGGCAAGCGGTGGTGTGGCGGGGCCCGAAACTGCACCGGGCCATTGAACAGTTCGCCACCGATGTGTTCTGGGGCGATCTGGATGTTCTGCTGCTCGATCTTCCCCCCGGGACCGGTGACGTCGCTATTTCGGTGACGCAATTGCTGCCGGGGGCTGAGCTGGTGGTGGTCACCACCCCGCAGCCCACTGCGTCCGATGTGGCCGAACGTGTGGGGTCACTTGCCGCGGGCGTTGACCAGAAAGTCGCTGGAGTGGTGGAGAACATGAGCTGGTTGGATGCGCCGGGGGGCGAGCGCATTGAGGTGTTCGGTTCGGGTGGCGGTCAACGGGTGGCGCAGTCGCTATCGGCACGGCTCGGTTATGAGGTGCCTGTTCTCGGGCAGATCCCGCTTGAACCTCAGCTGCGCGCAGGCGCCGATGCCGGGATTCCGGTGGTGATCGGAACACCTGAGTGCGCCGCCGCCCGCGCCTTGCGGCAGGTGGCTGATACGCTCGCGCACATGCCGCGGGGGCTCGGCGGTCGCAAACTCAACCTCAACGTGCAGTAA
- a CDS encoding DUF1003 domain-containing protein, with translation MADKKSAKKSTYSIDTPQQPRLRWWPRMRPRSDAFGRVSETFARFMGTPAFLVGMTIFCAVWLAWNTFLPESMQFDPRALNFTLLTLILSLQASYAAPLLLLAQNRQDDRDRVQAEQDRQRNERNHATTDYITREIAVLRLALSEVATRDFVRSELRDLVSDLDTADQENMREAWREDFQQLRQELIAELRAELAQEMRRELRIENQLIDQPSSEHASSRSASQAPPPLHTDQEPHPTAPSTVSAATTDHNQGMTP, from the coding sequence ATGGCCGATAAGAAGAGCGCCAAGAAAAGCACCTATTCGATCGACACGCCGCAGCAGCCCCGCCTGCGATGGTGGCCTCGAATGCGTCCGCGCTCGGATGCCTTCGGACGTGTCTCCGAAACGTTCGCGCGGTTTATGGGAACACCCGCGTTCTTAGTCGGGATGACCATTTTCTGTGCCGTCTGGCTGGCCTGGAACACATTCCTACCCGAGTCGATGCAGTTCGACCCCCGGGCTTTGAACTTCACCCTGTTAACGTTGATCCTCTCTCTGCAGGCATCGTACGCTGCCCCCCTGCTGCTGCTGGCACAAAACCGGCAGGATGACCGCGACCGTGTCCAGGCCGAACAGGATCGGCAGCGCAACGAACGCAACCACGCCACCACCGACTACATCACCCGCGAAATTGCCGTGCTGCGTTTGGCACTATCGGAGGTAGCAACCAGAGACTTTGTGCGCAGTGAACTGCGCGACCTCGTGTCTGACCTCGACACCGCCGACCAAGAGAACATGCGCGAGGCGTGGCGGGAAGACTTCCAGCAACTGCGCCAGGAGCTCATCGCTGAGTTACGGGCTGAACTTGCCCAGGAGATGCGCCGCGAACTGCGCATAGAAAATCAACTGATTGACCAGCCCTCGTCAGAGCACGCCTCTTCCCGATCAGCGTCTCAGGCCCCGCCGCCGTTACATACCGACCAGGAACCACACCCGACCGCGCCCTCCACGGTGAGCGCGGCCACCACCGATCACAACCAAGGGATGACGCCGTGA
- a CDS encoding magnesium transporter MgtE N-terminal domain-containing protein, giving the protein MATTSRFFAARLVGTTVFDPIGDSVGKIRDIVVVPQPRATPARAVGFVVEVSGRRRVFLPITRVTSIDAGQVIMSGLLNMRRFEKRRSEQLVIGDLLERVVRLSDGSGEATVEDVALDRRHSGDWEVSKLFIRRRRTGGLRSRLTGRHDSFTVSASDVTGLFGTQEEQSAALLLASYEDLRPADLGDIFQEIDPKRRVELAGELTDERLADVLEELPEDIRVDLMTRLDSDRAADVLDAMDPDDAADVVQELPEPVAQQLLGLMEPEEAEDVRRLMAYDEYTAGGMMTTEPLIVSPETPIAHCLAMISRQELSPALASLVYVCRQPMETPTGKMLGMVHFQHLLREPPDRPVGEILDADRVWVGPDAMLHEVTRQMATYNLVNIAVCDKHGQLLGAVTVDDVLDHVLPEDWREQDEPATTTGSIDIGAISNTTRG; this is encoded by the coding sequence ATCGCCACAACCAGCAGATTTTTTGCCGCCCGACTGGTGGGAACGACTGTCTTTGACCCCATCGGGGACTCCGTCGGGAAAATCCGCGACATTGTCGTGGTGCCCCAGCCCCGGGCGACACCTGCGCGCGCGGTCGGATTCGTAGTGGAGGTGTCGGGACGGCGCCGGGTGTTCCTTCCGATCACCCGGGTCACCTCGATCGACGCGGGACAAGTCATTATGTCCGGGCTGCTGAACATGCGCCGGTTTGAAAAGCGGCGCAGTGAGCAGCTGGTGATTGGGGACCTGCTTGAACGCGTAGTGCGTTTGAGCGACGGCTCCGGTGAAGCCACCGTTGAGGATGTGGCTCTCGACCGTCGCCACAGTGGTGACTGGGAAGTGTCCAAACTGTTTATCCGGCGGCGCAGAACCGGAGGGCTGCGCTCACGCTTGACTGGTCGTCACGATAGTTTCACCGTGTCTGCCTCGGATGTTACCGGTCTGTTTGGCACTCAGGAGGAACAGTCTGCGGCCCTTCTGCTCGCCTCCTATGAAGATCTGCGTCCGGCAGACCTCGGCGATATCTTCCAAGAGATCGATCCGAAACGACGGGTTGAGCTTGCGGGGGAGCTGACCGATGAACGTCTCGCCGACGTGCTCGAAGAGCTTCCCGAAGATATTCGCGTGGATCTCATGACCCGTTTAGATTCCGACCGGGCCGCCGACGTGCTGGATGCCATGGATCCTGACGACGCCGCCGACGTGGTGCAGGAGCTCCCTGAACCTGTTGCACAGCAGCTACTCGGCCTGATGGAGCCGGAAGAAGCAGAAGACGTGCGCCGACTGATGGCGTACGACGAATACACGGCGGGCGGCATGATGACGACTGAGCCGCTGATCGTCTCCCCCGAAACCCCCATCGCGCACTGTTTGGCGATGATCTCCCGGCAGGAGCTCTCCCCCGCTCTCGCCTCCTTGGTCTACGTGTGTCGGCAACCTATGGAGACCCCCACCGGCAAGATGCTCGGCATGGTTCACTTCCAGCATCTTCTGCGAGAACCTCCCGACCGTCCCGTCGGTGAAATTCTGGATGCGGACCGGGTTTGGGTCGGCCCCGACGCCATGCTGCACGAAGTCACCCGGCAAATGGCAACCTACAACCTGGTCAATATCGCGGTGTGCGATAAACATGGGCAGCTGCTCGGCGCGGTGACCGTGGACGATGTGCTCGACCATGTGCTTCCTGAGGACTGGCGCGAGCAGGATGAACCAGCGACCACTACGGGTTCCATCGATATTGGAGCGATCTCGAACACCACGAGGGGGTGA
- a CDS encoding aminopeptidase P family protein, whose translation MNTDEEKTTSSQATTTSGSSETNPSSSDQTKDLTSRGDARSQRPQSQAFREFIAKNWDDTVPPAIRRDVADFTPARLDRLVQRFPNTRLVFPAGVYKVRSNDTDYRFRPHTAFAYYSGLGTDEEPDSVLVVEPDRENPAKAAATYFFRPRAGYDTTEFYADSRYGELWVGRRPTLDEVETRIGISCQHITSLHDALAKDVGDQMNLLIIREVDAEVEAMVTEIRSQNGLPTGDSAEAEHDALAEFASEQRLIKDSFEIGQLREAVDATISGFEEVVRNLPRAVAHRRGERIIEGVFETTARAEGNGIGYDTIAAAGGHACTLHWIRNDGSVREGDLVLIDAGVEVDSLYTADITRTLPISGQFTPVQRRIYDAVLEAADAAFAFARPGVKFRDLHTEAMKVIVRHLHEWGLLPCTPEESLAPDGQYHRRWMVHGTSHHLGMDVHDCAQARREMYLDAELVPGMVFTIEPGLYFMDNDLSVPEEMRGIGVRIEDDVLVTETGVENLSKALPRRAEDIERWMADIAATR comes from the coding sequence GTGAATACCGACGAGGAGAAGACCACCAGTTCTCAGGCCACCACCACTTCGGGCTCATCGGAAACGAACCCATCGAGCTCCGACCAGACCAAGGACCTCACCTCCCGCGGCGATGCCCGATCTCAGCGGCCACAGAGCCAAGCATTCCGTGAGTTCATCGCCAAAAATTGGGATGACACCGTCCCCCCGGCGATCCGGCGTGATGTCGCGGACTTTACTCCCGCCCGCCTCGACCGGCTGGTGCAACGCTTCCCCAACACCCGTCTCGTGTTCCCCGCCGGTGTGTATAAGGTCCGGTCGAACGACACCGACTACCGCTTCCGCCCCCACACCGCGTTCGCGTACTACTCGGGCCTTGGCACCGACGAAGAACCCGACAGTGTGTTAGTGGTCGAGCCCGACCGCGAGAATCCGGCCAAAGCAGCAGCAACCTATTTCTTCCGTCCGCGGGCAGGCTATGACACTACCGAGTTTTATGCGGATTCGCGGTACGGCGAGCTCTGGGTGGGCCGACGTCCCACGCTGGATGAGGTAGAAACCCGGATTGGGATCTCCTGCCAGCACATCACCTCACTGCACGACGCGCTGGCCAAAGATGTCGGCGATCAGATGAACTTACTGATCATCCGCGAGGTCGACGCTGAGGTCGAAGCCATGGTGACCGAGATTCGCAGCCAAAATGGTCTACCTACCGGCGACAGTGCCGAAGCCGAGCACGATGCACTCGCCGAGTTTGCTTCTGAGCAGCGTCTGATCAAAGACAGCTTTGAAATTGGTCAGTTGCGCGAAGCTGTGGATGCCACAATCTCCGGTTTCGAGGAAGTCGTGCGAAACCTTCCCCGAGCGGTAGCGCATCGTCGCGGTGAACGGATTATCGAAGGGGTCTTTGAGACCACCGCACGCGCCGAAGGCAACGGCATCGGGTACGACACCATCGCCGCAGCTGGCGGCCACGCGTGCACCCTGCACTGGATCCGCAATGACGGCAGTGTGCGCGAAGGTGACCTGGTGCTGATCGATGCCGGAGTCGAGGTGGACAGCCTCTACACCGCCGACATCACCCGCACCCTCCCCATTTCAGGCCAGTTCACCCCGGTCCAACGCCGCATTTACGATGCCGTGCTGGAAGCAGCTGACGCAGCATTCGCGTTTGCGCGCCCCGGAGTAAAGTTCCGGGATCTGCACACCGAAGCTATGAAGGTGATCGTTCGCCACCTGCATGAATGGGGCCTGCTGCCCTGCACACCGGAGGAGTCCCTCGCTCCCGACGGCCAATACCACCGGCGTTGGATGGTGCATGGAACCAGCCACCACCTCGGCATGGATGTACACGACTGTGCGCAGGCCCGTCGCGAAATGTACTTGGATGCCGAACTGGTTCCGGGCATGGTGTTCACCATTGAGCCGGGCTTGTACTTCATGGATAACGACCTCTCAGTGCCCGAGGAGATGCGCGGGATCGGGGTGCGGATTGAAGACGACGTGCTGGTGACCGAAACCGGTGTCGAGAATCTGTCCAAAGCACTTCCGCGCCGCGCTGAGGACATCGAGCGCTGGATGGCAGATATCGCTGCCACCCGATGA
- a CDS encoding PHP domain-containing protein: protein MDRDLRIDLHTHSTHSDGTDSVPELLRAAAEAGVGAIGLTDHDTFSGWDEARVWSARVGVAVIPGCEVSTEYEHHSVHVLALLPDPSPGTDLAKDMARARSSRDDRARHMVELISRDYPVTWQDVQAQLGGAQTVVGRPHIADALVEAGIVPDRSAAFADILTVDGPYYVRHYAPDPVRAVQQICSAGGVAIAAHPGSVSRGWVLPDDVLEAMIEAGLAGIEVDHREHDAQTRRRLASLAAAHGLLTTGSSDYHGTGKPNRLGENLTSPDVLAAIIARATSETEVFAP from the coding sequence ATGGACCGGGACTTGAGGATTGACCTGCATACGCACTCCACGCATTCCGATGGCACAGATAGTGTGCCGGAGCTCCTGCGAGCTGCTGCCGAAGCCGGGGTGGGGGCGATTGGTCTGACTGATCACGACACGTTCTCTGGGTGGGATGAGGCTCGGGTGTGGTCGGCGCGCGTGGGTGTGGCGGTGATTCCCGGGTGCGAGGTGTCCACTGAATATGAGCATCACAGTGTGCACGTGTTGGCGCTTCTGCCTGATCCGTCGCCAGGTACAGATTTGGCTAAGGATATGGCGAGAGCTCGATCTTCCCGGGATGATCGCGCCCGCCATATGGTTGAGTTGATCTCCCGCGATTACCCTGTGACCTGGCAGGATGTGCAGGCTCAGCTCGGGGGAGCGCAGACCGTGGTTGGTCGTCCGCATATCGCGGATGCGCTGGTTGAGGCGGGAATCGTTCCAGACCGTAGCGCGGCGTTTGCGGATATCCTCACCGTCGATGGTCCGTACTACGTCAGGCATTACGCGCCTGACCCGGTGCGCGCGGTGCAGCAGATTTGTTCTGCGGGTGGGGTGGCGATTGCTGCCCACCCGGGATCGGTCAGCCGAGGCTGGGTGCTACCCGACGATGTGCTGGAGGCGATGATTGAGGCGGGGCTCGCGGGAATTGAGGTCGATCATCGTGAACACGATGCTCAAACCCGCCGTCGACTGGCGTCGTTAGCTGCGGCGCACGGTCTGTTGACCACTGGATCGAGCGATTACCATGGGACCGGAAAACCCAACCGGCTCGGAGAGAACCTCACGAGTCCCGACGTGCTGGCCGCGATCATCGCTCGCGCCACGAGTGAAACCGAGGTCTTTGCCCCGTGA
- a CDS encoding MarC family protein, producing the protein MDPPGTIPIFMSLTNSMTAKQRSKAALTAVGVALLVIGIFAIFGQAIMSYMHISLPALQGAGGLLLLLVAMQLLTGKEEEMAAANGVNVALVPLGTPLLAGPGAIVVMMLFMQRANGEFSHYSAIFVALIGMAVVLYVFMRFAGVIAKVLGQGGVTLVTRIAGVLLAAISVQMIADAVKAFLVSWGLITG; encoded by the coding sequence ATGGACCCTCCGGGCACCATTCCGATCTTTATGTCGCTCACGAACTCGATGACGGCAAAGCAACGTTCAAAAGCGGCGCTCACCGCGGTGGGTGTGGCGTTGCTGGTGATTGGTATTTTCGCCATTTTTGGTCAGGCGATTATGTCGTATATGCATATTTCGCTGCCTGCGTTGCAGGGGGCCGGTGGGTTGCTGCTGCTTCTGGTGGCAATGCAGCTGCTGACCGGTAAAGAGGAGGAGATGGCGGCTGCGAACGGGGTCAACGTGGCGCTGGTGCCGCTTGGAACACCGCTGCTCGCTGGTCCCGGTGCAATCGTGGTGATGATGCTGTTTATGCAGCGTGCTAACGGCGAGTTTTCGCATTACAGCGCAATATTTGTGGCGTTGATTGGGATGGCCGTTGTCCTCTATGTGTTTATGAGGTTCGCCGGGGTGATTGCGAAGGTTCTCGGTCAGGGCGGGGTCACCTTAGTGACCCGGATCGCCGGTGTGTTGCTTGCCGCAATTAGCGTGCAAATGATTGCCGACGCCGTGAAGGCATTTCTTGTGAGCTGGGGTTTGATAACTGGCTGA
- a CDS encoding thiol-activated cytolysin family protein — MDAFVGSLNYNPDAILAVDGDKITNTPVTTGSMQGGTFVVVSREKKSISSADADISIINGTVAEVYPGALLLANRELVRNTPTIVSVPRKPVQVSLDLPGLAGKTGTLTVDSPTRSSVGGAVNSLLETWNAGPGKEYPEIPAKMQFEETMVYSKSQVEAKFGYANSPAVAKLGIDFEAIHRGEKQVAVASFTQIYYTVSVDAPQSPSAMIAGTVDDLKRAGVSASTPPVYVSDVHYGRRMFVKLETTSTSNEVSAAFSAAFKGHDINASTKYSEILKNTSVRAVVYGGASSGQAKVITGNLDQLRAVINEGANYSRKNPGAPISYTTRFLKNNAKALVLSNSDYIETRREVFKQGSLILKNKGSYVAQFKVTWNEISFDKAGKEISTPKEWEGNWADRTIGYSTIISLPANARNINVFAREATGLAWDWWRTVIDARDLPQVHERTVTLRGTTLIAWATNDVTEPAK, encoded by the coding sequence GTGGACGCCTTTGTCGGCTCGCTCAACTACAACCCCGACGCCATCCTCGCCGTCGACGGCGACAAGATCACGAACACCCCCGTAACCACCGGGTCGATGCAAGGCGGCACCTTTGTCGTCGTCAGCCGGGAGAAAAAGTCAATCTCCTCAGCTGACGCTGATATCTCAATCATTAACGGAACGGTCGCTGAGGTGTACCCCGGCGCTCTGCTGCTGGCAAACCGCGAACTCGTCCGCAACACGCCCACCATCGTGAGCGTCCCCCGCAAGCCGGTCCAGGTCAGCCTGGATCTGCCCGGCCTGGCGGGCAAGACCGGAACTCTCACCGTCGACAGCCCCACGCGTTCATCGGTTGGGGGCGCGGTGAACTCTCTCCTGGAAACTTGGAACGCCGGACCGGGCAAAGAATACCCCGAGATCCCGGCCAAGATGCAGTTCGAAGAGACCATGGTCTACTCGAAGTCCCAGGTGGAAGCGAAGTTTGGCTACGCAAATAGCCCCGCCGTCGCGAAGCTTGGCATCGATTTTGAAGCGATTCACCGCGGCGAAAAGCAGGTGGCTGTCGCCTCCTTCACGCAGATCTACTACACGGTCAGTGTGGATGCTCCGCAGAGCCCCTCCGCGATGATCGCCGGGACTGTCGATGATCTCAAGCGCGCCGGCGTCTCCGCCTCCACGCCGCCGGTCTACGTATCCGACGTTCACTATGGCCGCCGCATGTTTGTGAAACTGGAGACCACCTCCACCTCAAACGAGGTCTCCGCAGCCTTCAGCGCAGCGTTCAAGGGTCACGACATTAATGCATCGACCAAGTACTCCGAGATCCTCAAGAACACCTCGGTGCGCGCCGTGGTGTACGGCGGCGCCTCCTCCGGCCAGGCCAAGGTCATCACCGGCAACCTGGATCAGCTGCGTGCGGTCATCAACGAGGGCGCGAACTACTCCCGCAAGAACCCGGGTGCACCGATCTCTTACACCACCCGGTTCCTGAAGAACAACGCAAAAGCGCTGGTGCTGTCGAACTCTGACTACATCGAGACCCGCCGGGAAGTCTTCAAGCAGGGCTCTTTGATCCTGAAGAACAAGGGCAGCTACGTTGCACAGTTCAAGGTGACGTGGAACGAGATCAGCTTCGATAAGGCCGGCAAGGAGATTTCGACTCCTAAGGAATGGGAAGGCAACTGGGCCGACCGCACCATTGGTTACTCGACAATCATCTCCCTGCCTGCCAACGCCAGGAACATCAATGTGTTCGCCCGCGAAGCCACCGGCCTGGCCTGGGATTGGTGGCGGACCGTGATTGACGCCCGCGACCTGCCGCAGGTTCACGAGCGCACGGTCACCCTTAGGGGCACCACCTTGATCGCCTGGGCTACAAACGACGTGACCGAACCCGCCAAGTAA
- the hypB gene encoding hydrogenase nickel incorporation protein HypB, translating into MGRFHRHDNGTGHDHHHDGHEHDHSHSHSHDHPHDHDLDYHPDLTPVTGTAHLNDAAHQEAIGDHSGYATGGERIDVLERIFSENDRKAEANRAAFDAAGVRVVNLMSSPGAGKTTLLSRTLKSLSGHLRIGIIEGDIETSLDADHLHADAAQVSLLNTGNGFGGECHLDAPMVSRALEQLDLDQLDLLVIENVGNLVCPAEFDVGEHVKAMVASVTEGEDKPLKYPVMFKSVDAVVINKVDLLPHLDFDLEALISNIRDVNPAAHIFQVSARTGEGMQPWLDWVRSSI; encoded by the coding sequence ATGGGACGCTTCCACCGGCACGATAACGGCACCGGTCACGATCATCACCATGACGGCCACGAGCACGACCACAGCCACAGCCACAGCCACGACCATCCCCACGACCATGACCTCGACTACCATCCCGACCTCACACCAGTAACCGGCACGGCACACCTCAACGATGCCGCACACCAGGAGGCCATTGGGGACCATTCGGGCTACGCGACGGGCGGTGAGCGGATCGATGTGCTGGAACGGATTTTCTCGGAAAACGACCGGAAAGCAGAGGCCAACCGAGCCGCCTTTGACGCGGCTGGCGTGCGAGTGGTGAATCTGATGTCCTCGCCGGGGGCAGGTAAGACCACTCTCCTGTCCCGCACACTCAAATCACTCTCCGGCCACCTGCGAATCGGCATTATCGAAGGGGATATCGAAACCTCTCTGGATGCCGATCATCTTCACGCTGATGCCGCACAGGTCTCGCTTCTGAACACCGGAAATGGCTTCGGCGGAGAATGCCATCTCGATGCTCCGATGGTGTCGCGCGCCCTTGAACAATTAGATCTTGACCAGTTGGATTTGTTGGTGATTGAGAACGTCGGGAACCTGGTGTGCCCAGCTGAGTTCGATGTCGGCGAGCACGTTAAAGCGATGGTCGCATCTGTGACCGAGGGGGAAGATAAACCCCTGAAGTACCCAGTGATGTTCAAGTCGGTCGATGCCGTGGTGATCAACAAGGTGGATCTACTGCCCCATTTGGACTTTGATCTGGAGGCGCTCATATCGAACATCCGAGATGTCAATCCCGCTGCACACATTTTCCAGGTCAGTGCCCGAACTGGCGAGGGTATGCAGCCGTGGTTGGATTGGGTGAGGTCGAGCATCTAA
- a CDS encoding hydrogenase maturation nickel metallochaperone HypA, with the protein MHLSHGRELAAPLPDLNHWTANIDRADTSTGIDAYDQRVHELSLCRAIYDIVVRAAGDHRIATIDLDVGQLRQVVPDTLVYCWSLVSDGTSLSGSRLSINHIPGELECVDCLALTRTEGPLRFLCGACNSRRVRVVRGEEFMVRSLTTAPDDNPSPPAPRSL; encoded by the coding sequence TTGCACCTTTCACACGGACGAGAACTCGCCGCCCCGCTACCCGACCTTAACCACTGGACCGCGAATATCGACCGTGCCGACACCTCAACGGGAATCGATGCCTATGATCAAAGGGTGCATGAGTTGTCGCTATGTCGCGCCATCTACGACATCGTGGTCCGCGCTGCTGGGGACCACCGCATCGCAACAATCGATCTCGATGTTGGTCAGCTGCGCCAGGTCGTACCGGACACTCTGGTCTACTGCTGGTCACTGGTCAGCGACGGTACCTCGCTTAGTGGCTCACGCCTCAGTATCAACCACATTCCAGGGGAGCTGGAATGCGTGGACTGTCTGGCTCTGACCCGCACCGAGGGGCCGCTTCGTTTCCTCTGCGGAGCCTGCAACAGCCGACGGGTGCGCGTGGTTCGCGGCGAGGAGTTCATGGTGCGCTCGCTGACGACGGCCCCCGATGATAACCCGTCTCCACCAGCCCCGCGCTCCCTCTGA